One window of the Desulfuromonas acetexigens genome contains the following:
- a CDS encoding ComF family protein — translation MALLTYLKSELSGLFDLLLPPTCAFCRAEAPTPSPAGICPNCLTQLLPLPAARCSRCALPYPTEAGGPHLCETCLRRPPDFSGVVAVGVYQDLLRESIHRFKYEQSIHLDHPLGTLLAQRLAIEATDFRPELILPVPLHPRRLRERGYNQSLLLARRLGKELRVPTEPRRLRRIRPTPPQQGLPLAARQRNLRGAFTLSAPLRGEKILLIDDVMTTGATLRECAQVLKAGGAGEILIAVLGRAARHH, via the coding sequence ATGGCGCTGCTCACTTACCTCAAATCGGAACTGAGCGGTCTGTTCGATCTCCTGCTGCCGCCGACCTGCGCCTTCTGCCGCGCCGAGGCGCCGACCCCCTCGCCTGCTGGCATCTGCCCAAACTGCCTGACCCAACTGCTCCCTCTCCCTGCCGCCCGTTGCTCCCGCTGCGCCCTTCCCTATCCGACAGAGGCGGGCGGCCCCCACCTCTGCGAAACCTGCCTGCGTCGGCCGCCGGACTTTTCGGGCGTGGTCGCCGTCGGCGTCTATCAGGATCTCCTACGGGAGAGTATCCACCGCTTCAAATACGAGCAGAGCATCCATCTCGACCACCCCCTGGGGACGCTGCTCGCCCAACGACTGGCGATAGAGGCCACGGACTTCCGCCCCGAGCTGATTCTGCCCGTCCCCCTGCACCCGCGACGACTGCGGGAGCGGGGCTACAACCAGTCGCTCCTCCTCGCCCGTCGCCTCGGCAAAGAGTTGCGGGTTCCGACGGAACCCCGGCGCCTGCGGCGCATCCGCCCGACGCCGCCGCAACAGGGACTCCCCCTGGCCGCCCGGCAACGCAATCTGCGCGGCGCCTTCACCCTGAGCGCGCCTTTGCGCGGCGAAAAGATTCTGCTCATCGACGACGTCATGACGACCGGCGCCACCCTGCGGGAGTGTGCCCAAGTCCTCAAAGCCGGCGGTGCCGGTGAAATCCTGATCGCCGTCCTCGGCCGGGCGGCGCGCCACCACTGA
- a CDS encoding spermidine synthase, producing the protein MIPWQLIDSSPIPGGGGELQLFQRNTEFTINIVGGGVLMSTHAHASEDALAERTCREIAGRDRPRVLIGGLGMGFTLAAALRRLGPEAEVVVAELVPAVVRWNSEILGEFAGHPLQDSRTRVREGDVGKVMKEERQGFDAILLDVDNGPSGLTRKKNNWLYGLDGLTVAYTALRPQGLLAVWSAGPDRDFHERLRKVGFTVRQTQARAHGDKGERHIIWLAARGA; encoded by the coding sequence ATGATCCCCTGGCAACTGATCGATTCCTCCCCCATCCCTGGCGGCGGCGGAGAGTTGCAACTCTTCCAACGCAACACCGAGTTCACTATCAACATTGTCGGCGGCGGGGTGCTGATGAGTACCCACGCCCACGCCTCAGAGGATGCCCTGGCCGAACGGACCTGTCGGGAAATCGCCGGGCGGGACCGGCCCCGGGTGCTGATCGGCGGCCTCGGCATGGGCTTCACCCTGGCTGCCGCCCTGCGCCGTCTCGGCCCCGAGGCCGAGGTGGTGGTGGCCGAACTGGTGCCGGCTGTGGTCCGCTGGAACAGTGAGATACTGGGGGAGTTTGCCGGCCACCCGTTACAAGACAGCCGAACCCGAGTGCGGGAGGGGGATGTGGGCAAGGTGATGAAGGAAGAACGGCAGGGATTCGACGCGATTTTGCTCGATGTCGACAACGGCCCGTCGGGCCTGACCCGCAAGAAGAACAACTGGCTCTACGGCTTGGACGGACTGACGGTGGCCTATACCGCCCTGCGCCCCCAGGGGCTGCTCGCCGTCTGGTCGGCCGGCCCCGACCGCGACTTCCACGAACGCCTGCGCAAGGTCGGCTTCACCGTCCGCCAGACCCAGGCCCGCGCCCACGGCGACAAGGGAGAGCGGCACATCATCTGGCTCGCCGCGCGGGGGGCATGA
- a CDS encoding YkgJ family cysteine cluster protein, producing the protein MMIEVLCRLWDKIHPGKEEVERGCLACGMCCEAYGGYLHASPGDIERWRRLGREDLLALVSPYGWIWVDPRNGRRGDPCPFLQRGDDDKALCAIHEIKPDICREYPSLDHGRHCVRGIYIPRHPPARKSSVH; encoded by the coding sequence ATGATGATCGAAGTGCTTTGCCGCCTGTGGGACAAAATTCATCCCGGAAAAGAGGAAGTCGAGCGCGGTTGCCTGGCTTGTGGAATGTGTTGCGAGGCCTACGGCGGCTATCTGCATGCCTCGCCGGGGGATATCGAACGCTGGCGGCGGCTGGGGCGGGAAGATCTGCTGGCCCTGGTAAGTCCTTACGGCTGGATCTGGGTCGATCCACGAAACGGCCGACGGGGTGATCCCTGCCCCTTTCTGCAACGCGGCGACGACGATAAAGCCCTCTGCGCCATCCACGAGATCAAGCCCGATATCTGCCGCGAATACCCCAGTCTCGACCATGGCCGCCACTGTGTACGCGGTATTTACATCCCTCGCCACCCCCCAGCGCGGAAATCAAGCGTCCACTGA
- a CDS encoding DUF294 nucleotidyltransferase-like domain-containing protein — MPNNLLGEDGFFFLEVDALCKSPVVACAPEAGVVEVAQKMREHRISGLVVVRDAVPVGIVSARDLCDLIAVTGGQVGDRRVAEVMQTELVTIPRSHYVYDAIFKMAKHNIHRILVTDSGGRLVGMVTDTDFLGLQTRSPLYLTREIASARTLVQLRGISEQIVETISRLSRSVADTRSLVHLISHFNDAFTLRIVSLMEEDEGLSLPAGAAYLALGSEGRGEQTLRTDQDSAIVYADGLAPEALATLDRFAERLVDALEEVGVPRCPGNTLACNPEWRHSLSAWKERLAQWISVPKPESLVNFSMFQDFRTLHGDVSLERELHDHVQNCIQRNALYLPYMARHVFGFRARVGMFGRILVERRGEGRGKVDIKKHGIFALTQGVSLLALEQGLFNGTTWDKIEQLGTRGIFSANDVEVFGESFSYLMRLRLSMQLRALAAKAVPTNYIDPLLMTPSERERLRSALKGVNALMKILKNRYRLDFIAR, encoded by the coding sequence ATGCCGAACAATCTGCTGGGGGAGGATGGGTTTTTTTTCCTGGAGGTCGATGCCCTCTGTAAGTCCCCGGTGGTCGCTTGCGCCCCGGAAGCCGGGGTCGTCGAGGTCGCCCAAAAGATGCGCGAGCATCGCATCTCGGGGCTGGTCGTGGTCCGGGATGCCGTCCCGGTTGGGATCGTCTCGGCGCGGGATCTCTGCGATCTGATAGCCGTGACCGGCGGCCAGGTTGGAGATCGCCGGGTTGCGGAGGTCATGCAGACGGAGTTGGTGACCATCCCCCGTAGCCATTATGTTTATGATGCCATTTTCAAAATGGCCAAGCACAACATCCACCGCATTCTCGTCACCGATTCGGGTGGCCGGCTGGTCGGGATGGTGACCGATACCGATTTTCTCGGCTTGCAGACCCGCAGCCCCCTCTATCTGACCCGGGAGATTGCCTCGGCCCGCACTCTTGTCCAGCTGCGCGGCATCAGCGAACAGATCGTGGAAACCATCAGTCGTCTCTCGCGCTCGGTTGCCGATACCCGCAGCCTGGTGCATCTCATCTCCCATTTCAACGACGCCTTCACCTTGCGCATTGTTTCTCTGATGGAAGAGGACGAGGGCTTGTCTCTGCCTGCTGGGGCCGCCTATCTGGCTTTGGGCAGTGAGGGGCGCGGCGAGCAGACCCTGCGCACCGATCAGGACAGCGCCATTGTCTACGCGGACGGGCTCGCCCCGGAAGCCCTCGCCACCTTGGACCGTTTTGCCGAGCGCCTGGTTGATGCCCTCGAAGAGGTGGGGGTGCCCCGTTGTCCTGGCAATACCCTGGCCTGCAACCCGGAGTGGCGGCACAGCCTCTCTGCCTGGAAGGAGCGCCTCGCTCAGTGGATTTCCGTGCCCAAGCCGGAGTCTCTAGTGAATTTCAGCATGTTTCAGGATTTCCGTACCCTGCATGGGGATGTTTCCCTGGAGCGGGAACTGCACGACCATGTGCAAAACTGCATTCAGCGCAACGCCCTCTATTTGCCGTACATGGCGCGCCATGTTTTCGGATTTCGGGCGCGGGTCGGCATGTTTGGCCGGATTCTCGTTGAACGTCGCGGTGAGGGGCGTGGCAAGGTCGATATCAAAAAACACGGCATCTTTGCCCTGACCCAGGGGGTCAGCCTGCTGGCCCTTGAGCAGGGGCTCTTCAACGGCACAACCTGGGACAAGATTGAGCAATTGGGTACGCGTGGTATCTTCTCGGCCAACGATGTCGAGGTCTTCGGTGAATCCTTCTCCTATCTGATGCGCCTACGGCTCTCCATGCAGTTGCGCGCTCTGGCCGCGAAGGCGGTTCCGACCAACTACATCGATCCGCTGCTCATGACTCCCAGTGAACGCGAGCGCCTGCGTTCCGCCCTGAAGGGGGTGAACGCCTTGATGAAAATTCTGAAGAATCGTTATCGTCTCGATTTTATCGCCCGTTGA
- a CDS encoding DUF4212 domain-containing protein gives MEKTAQAYWFAVLKLIAGVLAVWFVVSYGFGIILAPALNNIHLGGYPLGFWFCHQGSMYIFVALIFIYAKLMGNLDKKFDVHEN, from the coding sequence ATGGAAAAAACAGCTCAAGCCTATTGGTTCGCAGTATTGAAACTGATAGCAGGCGTCCTGGCCGTCTGGTTCGTGGTTTCCTACGGCTTCGGTATCATCCTGGCTCCCGCCCTCAACAACATTCATCTTGGCGGATACCCCCTCGGCTTCTGGTTCTGCCATCAGGGCTCCATGTATATCTTTGTCGCCCTGATCTTTATCTACGCCAAGTTGATGGGCAATCTCGACAAAAAATTCGACGTTCACGAAAACTAA